AATGGAGAAAAATGGCTACGTTAAGAGGGATCGCAGTCAGAATGATCGCAGGGTTATAAACATATCAATAACTGAAAAGGGCATAGAGTTCTTTAAACACATAGCGGAGCTTCATTTAAATTACATAGATATGACACTTCAGGACTTTACAGATTACGATATGAACGAGATGATAAAGCTGCTGCAGCGTGTTCAGGAAAATGTAAATAAACTTAGCGAATAATATTTTTTGTTATTGCCATTGATGCCTTTTTTAAGAATCTTGCAACGCCTCCTGAAACAAAGGCATTTCCTATCATTCCGAAGTAATCATTTTTTATTCTAATGATATTTGCAAAGTTGTTCGGTTTAAACTCTGTTTTAATGCCAAGAAGATTTTTTGCCACGGTTATCCCTGATTGCCTTGCAATTATTCCTGACATTGGCACGGAAGCATCAAAGAACATGGAATCACCGCAAGCATATACATCATCGTATTCTATTGATCTAAGATACCTGTTAACTATTATT
This window of the Picrophilus oshimae DSM 9789 genome carries:
- a CDS encoding MarR family winged helix-turn-helix transcriptional regulator; this encodes MITTPKSYEVWKEFIKTWKIWYRASEKNLINLGISTVEYRILKNLYERGPLPMIELANINMVTQGWITGVVDKMEKNGYVKRDRSQNDRRVINISITEKGIEFFKHIAELHLNYIDMTLQDFTDYDMNEMIKLLQRVQENVNKLSE